From Rana temporaria chromosome 7, aRanTem1.1, whole genome shotgun sequence, the proteins below share one genomic window:
- the LOC120946219 gene encoding putative nuclease HARBI1: MLQAPDRRRRLRAMQMYGSGLVALDLDPAMNRQLLALVSPYITRQDTVMREAISAEQRLVATLRYLATGRSLQDLKFSTGISPQALGLIIPDTCSAIIQVLQDDYMRLPSTPQEWQTVAAEFETRWNFPNCGGAIDGKHVRIVPPPRSGSEFYNYKGFNSIVLMGVVSAQYEFLYVDVGKNGRMSDGGAFRQTEFGERLQDEDLALPPDADNVEGLPFVFLADEAFGLGPHLMRPFPQRTLTPERSVFNYRLARARRVVENAFGIMASRFRLFLTSIHMAEYKWNYIVFACCILHNFLRRNSTNYMAMVGPEAGLNNPEQILPGLEPARTGLPPQSGRAVRDQYMEYFMGRGAIPSQANLA; encoded by the exons atgttgcaggcacctgatCGTCGTAGGCGACTTCGTGCTATGCAAATGTATGGTTCAGGTCTTGTTGCTTTAGACCTAGACCcagccatgaacagg cagctgttggctttggtgtcgccttatattaccaggcaggacactgttatgcgggaagccatcagcgctgaacagaggctagttgccaccttacggtatctggcaactgggagaagcttgcaggacttaaagttctcgacgggcatctccccccaggctctgggcctcataatcccagatacctgttctgccatcatccaggttctgcaggatgactatatgagg cttccgtccacgccacaggaatggcagactgtggcagcggagttTGAGACgcgttggaacttccccaactgcgggggagccatcgacggaaagcacgtccgcatcgtgcctccaccccgttctggTTCTGAGTTCtacaattataaggggttcaacagtattgtgctgatgggggtggtgtcagcacagtacgaaTTTCTGTACGTTGATGTGggcaagaacggccggatgtcggatgggggagcTTTCAGGCAGACTGAGTTCGGGGAACGACTCCAAGACGAAGATcttgcattgccaccggatgcggACAACGTGGAAGGACTCCCCTTCGTCTTCTTGGCTGATGAAGCTTTTGGCCTGGGACCCCATctaatgaggccattcccccagcgcaccctcaccccagagaggagtgtttttaattaccggctggccagagcccggagggtggtggagaatgccttcgggataatggccagccggttccgcctgttcctaacCTCGATCCATATGGCGGAGTACAAATGGAACTATATCGTAtttgcatgctgcattttacataattttttgagACGAAATTCCACAAACTATATGGCCATGGTTGGGCCTGAGGCTGGACTTAACAATCCCGAGCAAATCTTGCCGGGCCTGGAACCTGCccgtactggcttgcccccccaaagtggCCGTGCAGTCCGTGACCAATATATGGagtattttatgggtaggggggccattccctcACAAGCCAATTTGGCTTAG